In Thermodesulfatator atlanticus DSM 21156, one genomic interval encodes:
- a CDS encoding M23 family metallopeptidase, with protein sequence MPLKKGFYLHNPKEKNDFSIAKDKILYGALLFFVFISAVFFYQNLKLRAEISSLNQEISSLHREVASLKQEATSLRLKNQELQSQIDQLEKEKEELLDKAVGTLKKHNTYVKKVIRQLGLSRYFKTPKGPVGGPYLAPHQEYELLVSQISEILTKLDNIPIGKPARGYISSYYGYRRDPFTGKRAFHSGIDIVARYGSPVRATADGVVYRVGYARALGRYVKIRHKHGFMTVYGHLRKYVVKRGERVKKGDIIGYVGNTGRSTGPHVHYEIRRWGRSLNPLRFIRAERKLAKIASKVKSNNS encoded by the coding sequence ATGCCGCTAAAAAAGGGTTTTTATTTGCACAACCCCAAGGAAAAAAATGATTTTAGCATCGCAAAGGACAAAATTCTCTACGGGGCCCTTCTTTTTTTTGTTTTTATTTCCGCGGTTTTTTTCTATCAAAACTTAAAACTCCGTGCGGAAATTAGTTCGTTAAACCAAGAAATTAGCTCTTTGCACCGCGAAGTAGCTTCCCTTAAACAGGAAGCAACCTCCTTGAGGCTTAAGAACCAGGAACTTCAGTCCCAGATCGACCAGCTTGAAAAAGAAAAAGAAGAACTGCTTGATAAGGCCGTTGGGACCCTTAAAAAGCACAATACTTATGTCAAAAAAGTAATTCGGCAACTTGGGCTTTCGCGCTATTTTAAAACCCCAAAAGGCCCTGTGGGTGGGCCTTACCTTGCCCCGCACCAGGAATACGAACTCCTTGTTTCTCAAATAAGCGAAATCCTTACCAAGTTAGACAATATCCCCATTGGCAAACCTGCCCGGGGCTATATTTCTTCTTACTACGGCTATCGACGTGATCCTTTTACAGGCAAACGCGCCTTTCATAGTGGCATAGATATCGTTGCCCGCTATGGCTCCCCGGTGCGCGCTACGGCAGACGGAGTGGTTTATCGCGTAGGATACGCAAGGGCCCTAGGGCGTTATGTTAAGATTCGGCACAAGCACGGCTTTATGACGGTTTACGGGCATCTGCGCAAATATGTAGTTAAGCGTGGTGAACGCGTAAAAAAAGGCGACATTATTGGCTATGTGGGGAATACCGGCCGCAGTACCGGCCCTCATGTGCATTACGAAATAAGGCGCTGGGGAAGATCTCTTAATCCCCTTCGTTTTATCCGCGCCGAAAGAAAGCTTGCCAAAATTGCCTCCAAAGTAAAATCAAACAATAGCTAG
- a CDS encoding RsmE family RNA methyltransferase — MDNACPAQSLTRFLAPGITLSKPYLLSAEESHHLKDVLRLKAGDKIILLDLAGQEFMGEILKITKKGTLVKALTLLRREDPLFPQVIFLVPLLKKDWLSFLVEKAVELSVTEIVPVITERTVAKPKENLVKKLEKRALQSLKQCRRLWPLKINTPQSLAQVAEMDADLKIFAYEKEREKNPKEILKASSAFKKILVLTGPEGGFSEKEAAFLCEKGFIPTCLGQYILRAETAALYLMSIIHFMFFLQKS; from the coding sequence ATGGACAATGCTTGCCCTGCGCAAAGCCTAACCAGGTTCCTTGCTCCGGGGATTACCCTCAGTAAGCCCTACTTGCTAAGCGCTGAGGAAAGCCATCACTTAAAAGACGTCCTGCGCTTAAAGGCAGGAGATAAAATCATCTTGCTTGACCTTGCTGGCCAGGAATTCATGGGAGAGATCCTTAAAATAACAAAAAAAGGAACCTTGGTTAAAGCCTTAACACTTTTGCGCCGGGAAGATCCTTTGTTTCCTCAAGTTATCTTTCTTGTGCCCCTGCTTAAAAAAGACTGGCTTTCTTTCCTGGTAGAAAAGGCAGTTGAGCTTTCGGTAACAGAGATAGTCCCTGTAATTACCGAAAGGACCGTGGCAAAACCCAAAGAAAACCTTGTAAAAAAGCTTGAAAAGCGTGCCTTACAAAGCCTTAAACAATGCCGCAGGCTCTGGCCTCTTAAAATAAACACTCCTCAAAGCCTTGCTCAGGTAGCAGAAATGGATGCAGACCTTAAAATCTTTGCCTATGAAAAAGAAAGAGAAAAAAATCCCAAAGAAATTCTGAAAGCCTCCTCTGCATTTAAAAAAATCTTGGTTTTAACCGGACCTGAAGGGGGCTTTTCTGAAAAAGAAGCCGCATTTTTGTGTGAAAAAGGTTTTATCCCTACATGCCTTGGCCAATACATCTTGCGTGCAGAGACAGCGGCCCTATACCTCATGAGTATCATCCATTTCATGTTTTTTCTTCAAAAATCTTGA
- the htpX gene encoding zinc metalloprotease HtpX, whose amino-acid sequence MYNTLKTFMLLAALTALFVICGQLIGGKVGAIFALVLAGVMNFFAYWYSDKLALKMSGARPVSPSEAPELHQLVAKLAAQAGIPKPRVYIIPTETPNAFATGRDPEHAAVAVTAGIMRILNRDELEGVLAHEIAHIKNRDILISSIAAVLAGAIAYLADMASWSLLFGGFSSDDEDNGILGYVGIFLMIILAPLAAMIIQMAVSRSREYLADATGAKICRCPLSLARALEKLDQWNKRIPMQVNPAQAQMFIVNPLSGSSLYKLFSTHPPIEDRIAKLVEIARREGIAA is encoded by the coding sequence GTGTATAACACGCTTAAAACATTTATGCTGCTGGCAGCCTTAACAGCCCTTTTTGTAATTTGCGGCCAGCTTATCGGCGGCAAGGTTGGAGCCATTTTCGCGCTTGTGCTGGCAGGGGTTATGAACTTTTTTGCCTACTGGTATTCTGACAAGCTGGCCTTAAAAATGTCTGGCGCAAGGCCGGTTTCCCCGTCAGAGGCCCCTGAGTTGCATCAATTAGTGGCCAAGCTTGCCGCACAAGCAGGGATCCCTAAGCCCAGGGTTTATATCATCCCTACCGAAACCCCAAACGCCTTTGCCACGGGAAGAGACCCTGAGCACGCCGCAGTGGCAGTTACCGCAGGGATAATGCGCATTCTCAATCGCGATGAACTGGAAGGTGTTTTGGCCCACGAGATCGCCCACATCAAAAACCGCGATATTCTTATCTCAAGCATCGCGGCGGTGCTTGCTGGTGCCATTGCATACCTTGCCGACATGGCCTCCTGGTCCCTTCTTTTCGGCGGTTTTTCAAGCGATGACGAAGACAACGGTATTTTGGGCTACGTGGGGATTTTTCTGATGATCATCCTTGCGCCCCTTGCAGCCATGATTATCCAGATGGCGGTGAGCCGTAGCCGTGAGTATCTTGCCGATGCTACCGGGGCCAAGATTTGCCGCTGCCCGCTTTCGCTGGCAAGGGCCTTGGAAAAATTAGACCAGTGGAACAAAAGAATTCCCATGCAGGTAAACCCTGCGCAGGCCCAGATGTTTATTGTTAATCCGTTGTCTGGTTCCTCGCTCTATAAGCTGTTTTCAACTCACCCGCCCATTGAAGATCGCATTGCCAAGTTAGTTGAAATAGCCAGAAGAGAAGGGATTGCCGCATAA
- a CDS encoding ABC transporter ATP-binding protein, with translation MIEARGLTMKYGSFLAVEGVSFAVPEGKIMGLLGPNGAGKTTILKMLATQLVPTSGTARIAGFDVVSSPGKVRENLGFLPENTPLYENMEVGEYLGFVAEARLPDKAFARRQLEWVAESFNLARVWFSPISQLSKGYRQRVGLAQAVMHDPPCLILDEPTSGLDPLQILEMRNFIKELARKKAIVFSTHILPEVEAISDFVCIISQGKQVALGEISQLKKLVSQEIVWRLKVNKRLNSLAGISGLTIKHEKKEKEGFSYLLSAKNPLEERIVKAICHEEATILFFGRESETLEHIFLELVARKAKEGEHESL, from the coding sequence ATGATTGAGGCCCGGGGTCTTACCATGAAATACGGCTCTTTTCTTGCGGTGGAAGGTGTTTCTTTTGCTGTTCCAGAAGGAAAGATCATGGGGCTTTTAGGGCCAAATGGCGCCGGAAAAACAACCATCCTTAAAATGCTTGCTACTCAACTAGTCCCCACTTCTGGCACCGCAAGAATTGCAGGCTTTGATGTTGTTTCAAGCCCCGGCAAAGTGCGCGAAAATTTGGGTTTTTTGCCTGAAAACACGCCCCTTTATGAGAATATGGAAGTGGGGGAGTATCTTGGGTTTGTGGCGGAAGCCCGCCTTCCTGATAAGGCTTTTGCACGCAGGCAGCTTGAGTGGGTGGCGGAAAGCTTTAACCTTGCCAGAGTCTGGTTCTCCCCGATTAGCCAGCTCTCAAAGGGGTATCGCCAGCGTGTGGGGCTTGCCCAGGCGGTTATGCATGACCCGCCCTGTCTTATCCTTGATGAGCCAACCTCAGGGCTTGATCCTTTGCAAATCCTTGAGATGCGAAACTTTATCAAAGAACTTGCCAGGAAAAAGGCCATTGTCTTTTCAACGCACATCTTGCCAGAAGTTGAGGCCATTTCTGATTTTGTCTGCATCATAAGCCAGGGCAAACAGGTGGCCCTTGGTGAGATCTCGCAGCTCAAAAAGCTTGTTTCTCAAGAAATCGTCTGGCGTCTAAAAGTTAACAAGCGCTTAAATAGTTTGGCAGGGATCTCAGGGCTTACCATCAAACACGAAAAAAAAGAAAAAGAAGGCTTCAGTTATCTTCTTTCTGCCAAGAACCCTCTTGAGGAAAGGATTGTCAAGGCTATCTGCCATGAAGAGGCAACAATCCTTTTCTTCGGTAGAGAAAGCGAAACCCTGGAACACATTTTCCTTGAATTGGTAGCGCGCAAGGCCAAGGAGGGCGAGCATGAAAGCCTTTAA
- the prmA gene encoding 50S ribosomal protein L11 methyltransferase encodes MNAKKERIWLEISVLVPYEAADALSTFLVETTGHGVKLEDVEPHPEGGPLVKVTGYLAPEQAETGLIKKIYAYLDSLAEIFPGHDFKLEHKPLPEEEWETAWQAYFKPIKVGKRLVIKPSWEVYVPRPEEIVIEIDPGRAFGTGHHPSTALILETLEEIFENEFTPKGIAPSVLDVGTGTGILAIAAAKLGAKEIIAIDIDPEAAEVARENVLRNHLHDKVFVSTTPLWEIMSGFDVICANISAYELGLMAKKLAELLNKEGFLLLSGFLKEQAPELKEKYQALGLEIYTEKIDREFEEWTMLALRKA; translated from the coding sequence ATGAATGCTAAAAAAGAACGAATTTGGCTTGAGATATCCGTACTGGTGCCCTATGAAGCCGCGGATGCCCTGAGCACGTTTTTGGTTGAAACCACAGGCCACGGAGTAAAGCTAGAAGACGTTGAACCACACCCTGAAGGCGGACCTTTGGTTAAAGTAACCGGATACCTGGCCCCTGAACAAGCTGAAACCGGACTTATCAAGAAAATTTACGCCTATCTTGATTCCCTGGCAGAGATCTTTCCCGGGCACGATTTCAAGCTGGAGCACAAGCCCTTGCCAGAAGAAGAATGGGAAACCGCCTGGCAGGCCTATTTCAAGCCCATTAAAGTTGGAAAACGACTCGTGATAAAACCCTCCTGGGAGGTCTATGTCCCCCGTCCTGAGGAAATCGTCATTGAGATTGATCCGGGGCGTGCCTTTGGCACCGGTCATCACCCTTCCACCGCCCTTATCCTTGAAACCCTCGAAGAAATTTTTGAAAACGAATTTACCCCTAAAGGCATAGCACCCAGTGTTTTAGACGTAGGCACAGGCACTGGAATCCTTGCGATCGCTGCGGCTAAGTTAGGTGCAAAGGAAATCATTGCCATTGATATTGACCCTGAAGCCGCTGAAGTTGCCCGGGAAAACGTCCTTAGGAATCATCTCCATGACAAGGTCTTTGTCTCAACCACCCCTCTTTGGGAAATTATGTCTGGCTTTGACGTTATTTGTGCCAACATCTCTGCCTACGAGCTTGGCCTTATGGCGAAAAAACTGGCTGAACTTTTGAACAAAGAAGGCTTTTTACTGCTCTCTGGCTTTTTAAAAGAACAAGCCCCGGAATTAAAAGAAAAATACCAAGCCCTAGGACTTGAAATTTATACCGAAAAAATAGACCGCGAATTTGAAGAATGGACAATGCTTGCCCTGCGCAAAGCCTAA